In a genomic window of Phragmites australis chromosome 14, lpPhrAust1.1, whole genome shotgun sequence:
- the LOC133891208 gene encoding uncharacterized protein LOC133891208, which yields MADDILHRIRQGLQIYSYKPPDNHLKILLFQELDSTFSNNGLSLSAYNLMIPTNITSTPSTNRLIIEELSYDRAALQAEADHMYSILNEEQKQIFHTIITDIDKGRKTMYFVSGFGGTGKTFLWNCIIYKLRSQDGYHKEYYLKKRDRLYMIWGILPINDST from the exons ATGGCAGACGACATTCTACATCGCATTCGTCAAGGATTACAAATTTATTCATACAAACCTCCTGATAATCatcttaaaatattattattccAAGAATTGGACTCAACTTTCTCCAATAATGGTCTTTCTTTATCAGCATACAATTTGATGATACCTACTAATATAACAAGTACACCATCAACAAATAGGTTAATCATAGAAGAACTTTCTTATGATAGAGCAGCTTTACAAGCAGAAGCTGATCATATGTATTCTATATTGAATGAAGAACAGAAACAAATCTTTCATACAATTATCACAGATATTGATAAAGGCAGAAAAACTATGTACTTTGTATCAG GATTTGGTGGAACTGGAAAAACTTTCCTTTGGAATTGCATTATATACAAATTAAGATCCCAAG ATGGCTACCACAAAGAATATTATCTGAAAAAAAGAGACAGATTGTATATGATATGGGGAATATTACCTATCAATGACAGTACTTGA
- the LOC133891210 gene encoding transcription factor HBP-1a-like codes for MLSLDEAMQLDFTAGLQLLGTDVSFGFGFDTMTCGAGASPVEALTKAYGNEEEEELRRLRRKISNRESARRSRARRRQRVEELERAVQELRAERRALAAKLDAAAGRALDVRCDNARLSAEAGALRRRLGEAQRHAVLLLALARARLARTASGGGLATAAAAWHR; via the coding sequence ATGCTGTCCCTGGACGAGGCCATGCAGCTCGACTTCACTGCCGGGCTGCAGCTGCTGGGCACGGACGTCAGCTTCGGCTTCGGTTTCGACACGATGACGTGTGGTGCTGGCGCGTCGCCGGTGGAGGCGTTGACGAAGGCTTACGGcaacgaagaggaggaggagctccggcggctGAGGCGGAAGATATCGAACCGGGAGTCCGCGCGGCGGTCGCGCGCGCGGAGGCGGCAGCGGGTGGAGGAGCTAGAGCGCGCCGTACAGGAGCTCCGGGCCGAGAGGCGCGCGCTGGCGGCGAAGCTGGACGCGGCGGCGGGGCGAGCGCTGGATGTGCGGTGCGACAACGCGCGGCTCAGCGCGGAGGCCGGCGCGCTCCGGCGCCGGCTGGGCGAGGCGCAGAGGCACGCCGTCCTGCTGCTCGCGCTGGCACGTGCCCGTCTCGCGcggacggcgagcggcggcggccttgCAACGGCTGCGGCGGCGTGGCATCGTTGA